A section of the Chiloscyllium plagiosum isolate BGI_BamShark_2017 chromosome 4, ASM401019v2, whole genome shotgun sequence genome encodes:
- the LOC122549482 gene encoding LOW QUALITY PROTEIN: dendritic cell-specific transmembrane protein-like (The sequence of the model RefSeq protein was modified relative to this genomic sequence to represent the inferred CDS: deleted 1 base in 1 codon) has protein sequence MPLLRIIKQQSEILWNLFVSEGKAGLKNIVCLISFCLLMGLGASGILYISLQALYCSLKVSLTVRGIFTAIIPGALFLSKHLRCFILIILISCGTQQGRNALIMAGTCVVLFNCAQNSFHNLKGLSQCIICYLNHTVSSINDLLQRYIDVIRWLPNFLSQKSEVIIISIDVKDRIDEELQAYLDETRHHLENLSRSIILTFDRVLMVSKSIMVAFGLLLVLLASGLYIRKYVRNTDFENVFITKQFVELDERRSKQGKAALLPLTKKERKHLIKIPSLKLMEKERKNTLKFFTPILANLLFWGMNIDYGLYLLISSIRIHFVSLPTMDLNLFSKASISYKAPLFPSDCFPEPTLTINDMWIPLTTITSALVLLTLLAAKIATLKILILSSFYPEAQRDRAYFLHEEIIKKRSSERLKLKTKKSLNGVVNSVSFWFPIFKMKQKIEETENNPEEEWNTPLKQVHKSD, from the exons ATGCCTCTTCTCAGGATAATAAAGCAACAGTCAGAGATTCTTTGGAACCTGTTTGTATCAGAAGGGAAAGCTGGTCTGAAGAATATTGTGTGTCTGATTTCATTTTGCCTTCTGATGGGGCTGGGGGCCAGTGGCATTCTCTATATATCTTTACAAGCATTATACTGCAGCCTCAAAGTGAGTCTGACAGTGCGTGGAATCTTTACTGCCATCATTCCTGGAGCTTTGTTTCTCTCAAAGCACCTCAGATGTTTTATCCTAATCATCCTCATCTCCTGTGGAACACAACAAGGACGGAACGCTCTGATCATGGCTGGCACCTGCGTGGTGCTCTTCAACTGTGCCCAAAACAGCTTTCATAATTTAAAAGGGTTGTCACAATGCATCATCTGTTACTTGAATCATACGGTGTCATCTATCAACGATCTTCTACAAAGATATATTGACGTCATTCGGTGGTTGCCCAACTTTCTAAGTCAGAAAAGTGAAGTGATAATTATTTCCATTGATGTAAAAGATAGAATAGATGAAGAGCTACAAGCCTACCTTGATGAAACGAGACATCATTTGGAGAATCTCAGTCGTAGCATCATATTAACATTTGACAGAGTCCTCATGGTTTCTAAAAGTATAATGGTTGCATTTGGTCTTTTGCTGGTCTTATTAGCCAGTGGGCTGTATATTAGGAAGTATGTGCGCAATAcagattttgaaaatgtatttatcACCAAGCAGTTTGTAGAGCTGGATGAAAGAAGAAGTAAGCAAGGGAAAGCTGCTCTACTTCCActgaca aaaaaagagagaaaacattTAATTAAGATCCCATCTCTGAAATTAATGGAAAAGGAACGGAAAAACACTCTGAAATTCTTTACTCCTATTTTGGCAAACCTGCTTTTTTGGGGAATGAATATTGATTATGGACTGTATCTGCTCATTTCTTCAATAAGAATACATTTTGTGTCTCTGCCTACTATGGACCTTAATTTGTTCTCAAAA GCAAGTATTTCCTATAAAGCACCATTGTTTCCGAGTGATTGCTTTCCTGAACCAACTCTTACAATTAATGACATGTGGATCCCACTCACTACAATAACTTCAGCCCTTGTGTTACTCACTTTGCTTGCTGCCAAAATTGCAACGTTGAAAATATTGATCTTGTCATCATTTTACCCAGAAGCTCAAAGGGATCGTGCATATTTTTTGCATGAAGAGATAATCAAGAAAAGATCTTCAGAAAGATTAAAACTCAAGACCAAGAAGTCTTTGAATGGAGTGGTTAACTCG